The following coding sequences are from one Roseburia hominis A2-183 window:
- a CDS encoding CPBP family intramembrane glutamic endopeptidase, whose translation MKKLKQFLFIFVPLLLVIAIQFLATYFAMGLSLLIESGWYSVTGSAGFLDIVDDAFSLWSSQRFNTGVLLIYNAMSIAVFGLWYYCRYGGNYRPALRQTFHPAAIAGIVMLMPGTQYLTTYIMSFVAALFPHWMDAYESLLETAGLDDQISILMVVCSVIFAPFCEELVFRGVTMHQAKKCLPFWAANLLQALLFGIFHMNMIQGIYAFCLGLVLGYVCNRGGSIYYSILLHMLFNFWGTVLSGLIPFGDTTFSLIFWFLFGIAMTVGGLIVFTSGIRKLQAAGRSSAMPLSDIPSGTE comes from the coding sequence ATGAAGAAATTAAAACAATTCCTGTTTATTTTTGTCCCGCTGCTTCTTGTGATTGCGATTCAGTTTCTCGCAACCTACTTTGCCATGGGACTTTCCCTGCTGATCGAGAGCGGCTGGTACTCTGTCACCGGCAGCGCGGGGTTCCTCGATATTGTAGATGACGCCTTTTCCCTGTGGAGTTCCCAGCGCTTCAACACCGGCGTACTGTTAATCTACAATGCCATGTCGATCGCCGTGTTCGGTCTGTGGTACTACTGCCGGTACGGCGGCAATTACCGCCCCGCTCTGCGCCAGACGTTTCATCCCGCTGCAATCGCAGGCATCGTCATGCTGATGCCGGGCACACAGTATCTGACGACCTATATCATGAGCTTTGTCGCGGCGCTCTTTCCGCACTGGATGGATGCATATGAATCCCTGCTCGAGACGGCAGGTCTCGATGATCAGATCTCCATTCTGATGGTCGTCTGCTCCGTCATCTTCGCCCCGTTCTGCGAGGAGCTGGTCTTCCGCGGCGTCACCATGCATCAGGCAAAAAAATGTCTGCCTTTCTGGGCAGCCAATCTGCTGCAGGCGCTGCTTTTTGGCATCTTCCACATGAACATGATCCAGGGCATCTACGCATTCTGTCTGGGGCTTGTTTTAGGCTATGTCTGCAACCGCGGCGGCAGCATCTATTACTCGATCCTTTTACACATGCTGTTTAACTTCTGGGGAACCGTGCTCTCCGGGCTCATCCCGTTCGGCGACACGACGTTTTCTCTGATCTTCTGGTTCCTGTTCGGCATCGCCATGACAGTCGGCGGTCTGATCGTCTTTACCTCCGGCATCCGAAAGCTGCAGGCGGCCGGCCGCTCATCGGCTATGCCTCTTTCAGATATTCCTTCAGGAACCGAATAA
- the hisC gene encoding histidinol-phosphate transaminase yields the protein MENWESYVRKVVPYVPGEQPQAERMIKLNTNENPYPPAPGVQRALAGFNPDTLRLYPEPTCKVLVDAIASYYGLGSDQVFVGVGSDDVLAMIFLTFFNSGKPVFFPDITYSFYDVWADMLRIPYETKALDDAFEIRVEDYYGENGGVIFPNPNAPTGILMPLDKIEDIIAHNRDVIVVVDEAYIDFGGVSALPLIEKYDNLLIVQTFSKSRSMAGMRIGYAMGNAKLIRYINDVKYSFNSYTMNRTALALGVEAIRDRAYFEETRKKIIETREWTKKELRALGFTFGDSMSNFIFASHERVPATELFEALRREHIYVRHFTKERINNYLRISIGTREEMETFIRFLKEYLKEA from the coding sequence ATGGAGAACTGGGAGTCATATGTGAGAAAAGTGGTGCCGTATGTGCCGGGGGAGCAGCCGCAGGCGGAGCGGATGATCAAGCTGAACACCAACGAGAATCCGTATCCGCCCGCGCCGGGGGTGCAGAGGGCCCTTGCCGGATTTAACCCGGATACGCTGCGCCTGTATCCGGAACCGACCTGTAAGGTGCTTGTGGATGCGATTGCGTCATATTATGGACTGGGCAGCGATCAGGTATTCGTCGGGGTCGGTTCGGATGATGTGCTGGCGATGATTTTTCTGACATTCTTTAATTCCGGAAAGCCGGTTTTCTTCCCGGATATTACGTATTCTTTTTATGATGTGTGGGCAGATATGCTGCGCATTCCGTATGAGACGAAAGCGCTTGATGATGCGTTTGAGATCCGGGTGGAGGATTATTACGGGGAAAACGGCGGAGTGATATTCCCGAACCCGAATGCACCGACCGGCATTCTGATGCCGCTTGATAAGATCGAGGACATCATCGCGCACAACCGCGACGTGATCGTTGTGGTGGACGAGGCGTATATTGATTTTGGAGGGGTGTCGGCGCTGCCGCTGATTGAAAAATATGACAATCTTCTGATCGTGCAGACATTTTCCAAATCGCGTTCCATGGCGGGAATGCGCATCGGATATGCGATGGGAAATGCGAAGCTGATCCGTTATATCAATGACGTGAAGTATTCGTTTAATTCTTATACGATGAACCGGACAGCGCTTGCACTTGGTGTGGAGGCGATCCGTGACCGTGCTTATTTTGAGGAGACCAGAAAAAAGATCATCGAGACGAGAGAGTGGACGAAAAAAGAGCTGCGGGCGTTAGGTTTTACGTTCGGGGATTCGATGAGCAATTTTATCTTTGCTTCGCACGAGCGCGTGCCGGCAACAGAACTGTTCGAGGCGCTGCGCAGGGAGCATATCTATGTGCGTCATTTTACCAAGGAACGCATCAACAACTACCTGCGCATCAGCATCGGAACGAGAGAAGAGATGGAGACGTTTATTCGGTTCCTGAAGGAATATCTGAAAGAGGCATAG
- a CDS encoding pyridoxal phosphate-dependent aminotransferase: MVSKRIQKALEGNSAIRAMFNEGREMAAKYGEENVFDFSLGNPATPAPKALNDAIRDLLDEADAKGAAGSLGIHGYMANAGYEEVRQAIAENLNERFGTKFTAHNLVMTVGAAGGLNIIFKTILDPDDEVIVFAPFFGEYRQYAANFDAKIVIVQPNLETFQPDLADLESKITARTKALIVNTPNNPTGVIYKPQTMEQIGAILEKKQAEFGTDIYLISDEPYRELVYDGNKEDFLTKYYRNTLVGYSFSKSLSLPGERIGYVVVPDEAADAEELIRGIEISNRTLGFVNAPSLIQKAVARCLAEKTDVAFYDENRSRLYEGLTKLGFTCIKPEGAFYLWVKSPVENEEEFVNEGKKFNLLMVKGSAFGCPGFVRLAYCVSHETVEHSLPAFAKLAAVYGLDK, from the coding sequence ATGGTATCAAAGAGAATACAAAAAGCGCTGGAGGGCAATTCGGCAATCCGCGCCATGTTCAATGAGGGCAGGGAGATGGCTGCAAAGTACGGGGAGGAGAATGTGTTTGACTTCTCACTCGGCAATCCGGCAACCCCGGCGCCGAAGGCGTTAAACGATGCGATCCGTGACCTTCTGGATGAGGCGGATGCAAAGGGAGCGGCAGGTTCTCTGGGCATTCATGGTTATATGGCAAATGCGGGCTATGAGGAAGTACGCCAGGCGATCGCAGAGAATTTGAACGAACGTTTCGGAACAAAGTTTACGGCGCACAATCTGGTGATGACAGTCGGCGCCGCAGGCGGGCTCAACATTATTTTCAAGACGATTCTTGACCCGGATGATGAGGTTATCGTGTTTGCGCCGTTCTTCGGAGAGTATCGCCAGTACGCGGCGAATTTTGATGCAAAGATTGTGATTGTACAGCCGAATCTGGAGACGTTTCAGCCGGATCTTGCCGATCTGGAGTCAAAGATTACCGCGCGGACGAAGGCGCTTATCGTGAATACGCCGAACAACCCGACCGGCGTGATCTACAAGCCGCAGACGATGGAGCAGATCGGAGCGATTTTAGAGAAAAAGCAGGCTGAATTTGGAACCGATATTTACCTGATCTCGGACGAGCCGTACCGGGAACTCGTGTATGACGGGAATAAGGAGGATTTTCTGACAAAATATTACCGCAATACCCTGGTGGGATATTCTTTTTCCAAATCCCTTTCCCTTCCGGGAGAGCGTATCGGTTATGTCGTGGTGCCGGATGAAGCGGCGGACGCCGAAGAGCTGATCCGCGGCATTGAGATCTCAAACCGGACGCTCGGATTTGTCAATGCACCGTCCCTGATTCAGAAAGCCGTGGCGCGCTGCCTTGCGGAGAAGACGGATGTTGCATTTTACGATGAGAACCGAAGCAGACTCTACGAAGGACTGACAAAGCTCGGATTTACCTGCATTAAGCCGGAGGGAGCATTTTATCTGTGGGTGAAGTCGCCGGTGGAAAACGAAGAAGAATTTGTAAACGAGGGAAAGAAATTTAATCTTTTAATGGTAAAGGGAAGTGCTTTCGGCTGTCCGGGGTTTGTGCGTCTCGCATATTGTGTGTCCCATGAGACCGTGGAACATTCCCTGCCTGCATTTGCGAAGCTGGCGGCAGTGTACGGACTGGACAAGTAG
- the galT gene encoding UDP-glucose--hexose-1-phosphate uridylyltransferase, with protein sequence MIQERILELTEYGLVTGLIEPQDKRFTINRLLELFHIDELEDEVTAAYEKRTPMTQESAEEALPQILAEMLDYAAEQMLIPDNTITYRDLFDTKIMSMLVPRPSEVVRRFYDLYEKESPQAATDYFYKLSRDTDYIRRYRVKKDLKWTADTEFGTLDITINLSKPEKDPKAIAAAKLAKQSGYPKCLLCKENEGYAGRINHPARQNHRIIPVTINQSDWFFQYSPYVYYNEHCIVFNANHTPMKIERATFGKLLDFVQQFPHYFVGSNADLPIVGGSILSHDHFQGGHYEFAMAKAPVEREITFKGYEDVKAGIVKWPMSVIRISATDKDRLIDLADKILLAWRGYTDEAAFVYAETDGEPHNTITPIARRRGDAYELDLVLRNNITTEEHPLGVYHPHAKLHHIKKENIGLIEVMGLAVLPARLKDEMADLEQAILDGVDIRADEKLAKHADWVEEFLPKYGFTAGSGLEGEITPERLHEIVQTEIGLVFKEVLTDAGVYKCTEEGRAAFMCFVDTVNA encoded by the coding sequence ATGATACAGGAAAGAATATTGGAACTGACAGAATACGGACTGGTGACGGGACTCATAGAGCCGCAGGATAAGCGGTTTACGATCAACCGTCTGCTGGAGCTGTTTCACATTGACGAACTGGAGGATGAAGTCACGGCGGCTTATGAGAAGCGCACGCCGATGACGCAGGAGAGCGCCGAGGAGGCACTGCCACAGATCCTTGCAGAGATGCTCGATTACGCGGCGGAGCAGATGCTGATTCCGGACAATACGATTACATACCGCGATCTGTTTGACACAAAGATCATGAGCATGCTGGTTCCAAGACCGAGCGAGGTGGTACGCCGTTTCTATGATCTTTATGAGAAGGAGTCTCCGCAGGCGGCGACGGATTATTTTTACAAGCTGTCCAGAGACACGGACTATATCCGCAGATACCGCGTGAAGAAGGATCTGAAATGGACGGCGGACACAGAGTTTGGAACGCTGGATATCACGATCAACCTGTCGAAGCCGGAGAAGGATCCGAAGGCGATTGCGGCGGCGAAGCTGGCAAAGCAGAGCGGCTATCCGAAATGCCTTCTGTGCAAGGAAAACGAGGGATACGCAGGACGTATCAACCATCCGGCGAGACAGAACCACCGCATCATTCCGGTGACCATCAACCAGAGCGACTGGTTTTTCCAGTATTCTCCGTACGTTTACTACAACGAGCACTGCATTGTGTTCAACGCAAACCACACACCGATGAAGATCGAGCGCGCTACCTTCGGAAAGCTGCTTGATTTCGTGCAGCAGTTCCCGCACTATTTTGTCGGTTCCAATGCCGATCTGCCGATCGTCGGAGGATCCATCTTAAGCCACGATCATTTCCAGGGCGGTCATTATGAGTTCGCCATGGCAAAGGCACCGGTGGAGCGCGAGATCACATTCAAAGGATATGAGGATGTAAAGGCAGGCATTGTAAAATGGCCGATGTCTGTCATCCGTATCAGCGCTACGGACAAGGATCGTCTGATCGATCTGGCAGACAAGATTCTCCTCGCATGGAGAGGCTACACGGACGAGGCGGCATTCGTCTACGCCGAGACAGACGGCGAGCCGCACAATACGATCACACCGATCGCAAGACGGCGCGGCGATGCGTATGAGCTGGATCTGGTACTGCGCAACAACATTACGACAGAGGAGCATCCGCTCGGTGTATATCATCCGCATGCAAAGCTTCATCATATCAAGAAGGAGAACATCGGTCTGATCGAGGTTATGGGTCTGGCAGTTCTTCCGGCACGCTTAAAGGATGAGATGGCGGATCTGGAGCAGGCGATCTTGGACGGCGTTGACATCCGTGCGGACGAGAAGCTGGCGAAGCATGCAGACTGGGTGGAGGAATTTCTTCCAAAGTACGGCTTTACCGCCGGCAGCGGTCTGGAGGGCGAGATCACACCGGAGAGGTTACATGAGATCGTTCAGACAGAGATCGGTCTGGTATTTAAGGAGGTTCTCACCGACGCAGGAGTCTACAAGTGCACGGAAGAGGGCAGAGCAGCCTTCATGTGCTTTGTGGATACGGTGAACGCATAG
- a CDS encoding galactokinase, with amino-acid sequence MIWEPVLAKFKELFGDEGEIGVYFAPGRVNMIGEHTDYNGGHVFPCALTIGTYGVARKRDDKKLRFYSMNFENLGVLESSVEGLKPEKEADWTNYPKGVMWAFGEKGMKVESGMDLVLFGNIPNGSGLSSSASVEVLTGFILRDMFGFDVTNQDLALIGQYSENKFNGVNCGIMDQFAIAMGKAGHAIFLDTATLKYEYAPIRLENAKIVISCSNKKRGLGDSKYNERRSECETALAELQKVVKINALGDLTEAQFEQYQDAITSPVCQKRAKHAVYENQRTIKAVEALQNNDVALFGKLMNDSHVSLRDDYEVTGIELDTLVEEAWKIDGVIGSRMTGAGFGGCTVSIVKDDAVDAFIEKVGTAYKNKIGYAADFYVVEIGDGPVKLA; translated from the coding sequence ATGATCTGGGAACCAGTACTTGCAAAGTTTAAAGAATTATTTGGGGATGAGGGAGAGATCGGAGTTTATTTCGCACCGGGACGTGTGAATATGATCGGTGAGCATACCGATTACAACGGAGGACATGTATTTCCATGTGCGCTCACGATCGGTACCTACGGTGTGGCGAGAAAAAGAGACGACAAGAAGCTTCGCTTTTATTCCATGAATTTTGAGAATCTCGGTGTGCTGGAGTCTTCCGTGGAGGGCTTAAAGCCGGAGAAGGAAGCAGACTGGACGAACTACCCGAAGGGTGTGATGTGGGCGTTCGGCGAGAAGGGCATGAAAGTGGAGTCCGGTATGGATCTCGTGCTGTTCGGCAATATTCCGAACGGTTCCGGATTGTCTTCTTCCGCATCGGTGGAAGTGCTGACCGGATTCATCCTGCGTGATATGTTCGGCTTTGATGTGACGAATCAGGATCTGGCATTGATCGGCCAGTATTCCGAGAACAAGTTCAACGGCGTCAACTGCGGTATTATGGATCAGTTCGCCATTGCGATGGGCAAGGCAGGACATGCGATTTTCCTGGATACGGCGACCTTAAAGTATGAGTATGCGCCGATCAGGCTCGAGAATGCGAAGATTGTGATCTCCTGCAGCAACAAAAAGCGCGGACTCGGTGATTCCAAATACAACGAGAGACGCAGTGAGTGTGAGACAGCGCTTGCCGAACTGCAGAAAGTGGTAAAGATCAACGCGCTCGGCGATCTGACAGAAGCGCAGTTTGAGCAGTATCAGGATGCCATCACAAGTCCGGTGTGCCAAAAGCGTGCAAAACATGCCGTATATGAGAACCAGAGAACGATCAAGGCGGTGGAGGCACTGCAGAACAACGATGTCGCGCTGTTCGGAAAGCTGATGAATGACTCCCACGTATCTTTGCGTGATGATTACGAGGTAACGGGAATCGAGCTGGATACCCTGGTTGAGGAAGCATGGAAGATCGACGGTGTGATCGGTTCCCGCATGACGGGTGCGGGCTTTGGCGGATGCACGGTCAGCATCGTGAAGGATGACGCGGTGGATGCGTTTATCGAGAAGGTCGGAACCGCCTATAAGAACAAGATTGGCTATGCCGCAGATTTCTATGTCGTAGAGATCGGCGACGGCCCGGTAAAATTGGCGTAG
- a CDS encoding glycoside hydrolase family 53 protein, protein MKFVKGMDLSTLLELERCGAKYYDNGEERDLLAIMKSYDVDTIRIRLWNDPWSETGESYGAGENDLKTSLEIAKRVTAAGFGVLLNFHYSDFWADPGKQIKPKAWADYGVKELEQAVYDYTLESMQTFLDAGVNITMVQVGNELSNGLLWPEGKVPNYDNIATFVNAGIRAVRKADAAIPVMIHLDNGGNNALYREWFDNFTKRGEDFEIIGLSYYPFWHGSLQMLNDNMNDIAERYGKDLVIAEVSMGYTMEDYKNYEKLSDEERKGYATRPALVEKIEYPMTKQGQYDFMEDFLNRISHIKGGKGKGFFYWEPAWIPVPGSGWATPASLKYMNDPGPCGNEWANQALFDYDGNALPTLALIRDFKPEV, encoded by the coding sequence ATGAAGTTTGTAAAAGGAATGGATCTGTCCACACTGCTCGAACTGGAGCGGTGTGGTGCAAAGTATTACGATAACGGGGAGGAGCGGGATCTCCTTGCGATCATGAAGAGCTATGACGTTGATACCATCCGTATCCGTCTGTGGAATGATCCGTGGTCGGAGACCGGCGAATCTTACGGCGCAGGGGAGAATGATTTGAAAACTTCTCTTGAGATTGCAAAGCGTGTGACGGCGGCAGGGTTCGGCGTGCTTCTCAATTTTCACTATAGCGATTTCTGGGCAGACCCGGGCAAACAGATCAAGCCGAAGGCATGGGCAGATTACGGTGTGAAGGAGCTGGAGCAGGCGGTCTATGATTACACCCTGGAATCCATGCAGACATTCCTGGATGCCGGCGTCAATATTACCATGGTGCAGGTGGGAAATGAACTTTCCAACGGTCTGCTCTGGCCGGAGGGAAAAGTCCCGAACTATGACAATATTGCGACGTTCGTCAATGCGGGAATTCGTGCGGTGCGGAAAGCGGATGCGGCGATTCCGGTGATGATTCATCTGGATAACGGCGGAAACAATGCGCTGTACCGCGAGTGGTTCGACAATTTTACAAAGCGGGGGGAGGATTTCGAGATTATCGGACTTTCCTATTATCCGTTCTGGCACGGATCACTGCAGATGTTAAACGACAACATGAATGACATTGCAGAGCGCTACGGCAAGGATCTGGTGATTGCCGAGGTTTCCATGGGCTATACGATGGAAGACTACAAGAATTACGAGAAGCTTTCCGATGAAGAGCGCAAGGGATATGCGACCAGACCGGCGCTTGTGGAGAAGATCGAATATCCGATGACAAAGCAGGGGCAGTACGATTTCATGGAGGATTTCTTGAACCGCATCAGCCACATCAAAGGCGGAAAAGGAAAGGGATTCTTCTACTGGGAGCCGGCATGGATTCCGGTACCGGGCTCCGGCTGGGCAACACCGGCATCCTTAAAATACATGAACGATCCGGGACCATGTGGAAACGAGTGGGCAAATCAGGCGCTGTTTGACTACGATGGCAACGCACTGCCGACGCTTGCACTGATCCGTGATTTTAAACCGGAAGTATAA